Proteins encoded by one window of Fundidesulfovibrio magnetotacticus:
- a CDS encoding autotransporter outer membrane beta-barrel domain-containing protein, whose protein sequence is MKRFVLVVALCAVSLFGALSPAGAAGRFNQFVGLGDSTLDSGYFRYASSGNAAVNAQLLAAIAGGAQGGFAGPGVMTSTMLAGRFGLGAQPSSAGGGNYANGSAYSALLSAAPGQPATPGNLPGNVATTQQIAGFLASVGGAVNPNALYVVNTGNNDLIFVQRQGADWIAANPGFLGGLANQLAGSVAALQAAGARTIIVPNSFYTATLTGLGGVLPAANAADYARAFSYGQMKWSALSAAGVRYIPADLHSLFRYVSVNPGLFGFTPSSVLASNAPSPVAALVTSWADITPLQMQTFLFIDGKHLTTAGQQIESDYEYSLLTAPVLMSLLAEGPVQGGLSRAATIQGQIDLSGRHRGENGVHVWATAGAGSLRMQTSSGFGEASGVPFAGSAGADYQTAFGLILGAAFTAGTQTQDFSQGAGRYDQNEQAFSLYTAYQKGPVWGNAVASYGLYQDKIRREVALGLFTDHNSADTTGDSLGLALRLGADLQWGALTTGPVAGLVLQRVTIQGFTESGTSGVTALSFGEQRRDSAVSQLGWRVQADVGRFQPFAEAKWHHELADPKRKVKASLTTAAAPSYSMDAAPVAVDWGALMLGANVKINDRVMLRASFSSMFGNPQVNTCGGELGVNVSF, encoded by the coding sequence ATGAAGCGTTTCGTGTTGGTCGTGGCGTTGTGTGCGGTCAGCCTCTTCGGGGCGCTCTCTCCGGCGGGCGCGGCCGGGCGGTTCAACCAGTTCGTGGGGCTGGGCGACAGCACCCTGGACAGCGGTTATTTCCGCTACGCCTCCTCGGGCAACGCGGCCGTGAACGCCCAGCTTCTCGCGGCCATCGCCGGGGGGGCCCAGGGCGGTTTCGCCGGGCCGGGGGTGATGACCTCCACCATGCTGGCCGGGCGGTTCGGCCTGGGCGCACAGCCCTCCAGCGCGGGCGGGGGCAACTACGCCAACGGCTCGGCCTACTCCGCGCTCCTCTCGGCCGCCCCTGGCCAGCCCGCCACGCCGGGCAACCTGCCCGGCAACGTGGCCACCACGCAGCAGATCGCCGGTTTCCTGGCCTCCGTGGGGGGCGCGGTGAACCCCAACGCCCTCTACGTGGTGAACACCGGCAACAACGACCTGATCTTCGTGCAGCGGCAGGGGGCGGACTGGATCGCCGCCAACCCCGGCTTCCTGGGCGGGCTGGCCAACCAGCTGGCCGGGAGCGTGGCGGCCCTGCAGGCCGCAGGGGCGCGCACCATCATCGTGCCCAACTCGTTCTACACCGCGACCCTCACCGGCCTGGGCGGCGTGCTGCCCGCCGCCAACGCCGCCGACTACGCGCGGGCCTTCTCCTACGGGCAGATGAAGTGGTCGGCCCTTTCGGCGGCGGGCGTGCGCTACATCCCCGCCGACCTCCACAGCCTGTTCCGCTACGTGTCGGTGAACCCAGGGCTCTTCGGGTTCACACCGTCCTCGGTGCTGGCCTCCAACGCCCCGTCCCCGGTGGCCGCCCTGGTCACCAGCTGGGCCGACATCACACCCCTGCAGATGCAGACCTTTCTGTTCATCGACGGCAAGCACCTGACCACCGCCGGACAGCAGATCGAGTCGGATTACGAGTACAGTCTGCTCACCGCGCCCGTGCTGATGTCCCTGCTGGCCGAAGGTCCGGTGCAGGGAGGGCTTTCGCGCGCGGCCACCATCCAGGGGCAGATCGACCTCTCCGGGAGGCATCGCGGCGAGAACGGCGTGCACGTGTGGGCCACCGCCGGGGCGGGGTCGCTGCGGATGCAGACCTCCTCGGGCTTCGGGGAAGCGTCCGGCGTGCCGTTCGCGGGTTCGGCGGGCGCGGACTACCAGACGGCCTTCGGGCTCATCCTGGGCGCGGCCTTCACCGCCGGGACCCAGACCCAGGACTTCTCGCAGGGCGCAGGCCGCTACGACCAGAACGAACAGGCCTTCAGCCTCTACACGGCCTACCAGAAGGGACCGGTGTGGGGCAACGCCGTGGCCTCCTACGGCCTCTACCAGGACAAGATCCGCCGCGAAGTGGCTCTGGGCCTCTTCACGGACCACAACAGCGCCGACACCACCGGCGACTCCCTGGGCCTGGCCCTGCGCCTGGGCGCGGACCTGCAATGGGGCGCGCTGACCACCGGGCCGGTGGCCGGGCTGGTGCTGCAACGGGTTACCATCCAGGGCTTCACGGAATCCGGCACGAGCGGCGTGACGGCCCTGTCCTTCGGGGAGCAGCGGCGCGACTCGGCCGTGAGCCAGCTGGGCTGGCGCGTCCAGGCGGACGTGGGCCGGTTCCAGCCCTTCGCGGAGGCCAAATGGCACCATGAACTGGCGGACCCCAAACGCAAGGTGAAGGCCTCGCTCACTACTGCGGCGGCCCCGTCCTACTCCATGGACGCCGCCCCCGTGGCCGTCGACTGGGGCGCGCTGATGCTCGGGGCCAACGTCAAGATCAACGACCGGGTGATGCTCCGGGCGTCGTTCTCCAGCATGTTCGGCAACCCGCAAGTGAACACCTGCGGCGGCGAGCTGGGCGTGAACGTCAGCTTCTGA
- a CDS encoding chemotaxis protein CheB, with protein sequence MSSANTEPKYYVGIGASAGGLEALDAFFSQMPADSGMAFIVIQHLSPDYKSLMVELLSKRTAMNVRRAEEGIEVEPNTVYLIPPRKQLTIFHGKLILKDTDHAKGINLPIDVFFRSLAEDQGEKAIAIILSGTGSDGVRGIRAVKEAGGMVMVQSEDSAKFDGMPRAAIATGLPDIILPPDAMPGKLISFAKHPFASSQGHPQSLLSDEDGLIRIFALLRDLTKVDFTYYKPSTVLRRIERRITVCQTADLRDYVRLLESSPGEVSTLYRELLIGVTSFFRDREVFTELGNTYLPALLKNTEQREVRFWVAGCSTGEEAYTLGILAMECQERMENPPSVKIFATDLDRDAILHAGNGLYAESIAADLPPGMLAKYFVRRDDHYQVCRPLREMVVFAQHNLIKDPPFTNIELLSCRNLLIYLQPVLQQKVLEFMNFSLNPLGILLLGTSETPGEMGEFFEPLHHRFKLFRSRGRRRQPAEKPLFQGMGDRLSRQYAARFPRSGFALSQREEERIQDRLLQSLAGDYVPLVAVVNEHNELLHLVGESEGLLRLPYGRQSNDITRMAVKELSIPLATGLQKVFHSGQEISYSNIRIPGKESARVIQMRIRPLPEKKGQMSLAAVILQEFLPARQEAAPGAVQELDISREAEQRILDLEQDLQFTKENLQATIEELETSNEELQATNEELLASNEELQSTNEELQSVNEELHTVNAEYQNKILELTEITNDLDNLISATRIATVFLDENLEIRKFTPAATRIFRILQSDIGRPISHLTHRLEGVDVLATLRQVERSGEPVSLEACISRDECYLMRVLPYVIGATSQAGMIITFTDTGPLKQSQKALARNKELLEMAQEMAHVGSWHLDLKTGRLDWSDEVYRIFGVRPGEFSPSYESFLAMAHPEDREELNEAYTRAVREGLPYEAIHRIVRPGGEVRIVHEKSMEGRDETGRTTHSRGMIHDVTDLVTARDALRFSQDYLRAVVDAMPAHVAILDQRGVIEYVNTAWHSFGRENGLSLPDGAVGTDYLAICDKSSGPYHEEAPLVAAAIREALRGRETPVEIEYPCHSGDTQRWFLARIASFETPRGRRVLVAHENITRLKLAECQAGLTPEGHAEPVSASGRVKKDNDA encoded by the coding sequence ATGTCGAGCGCAAACACCGAGCCCAAGTACTACGTCGGCATCGGCGCATCCGCCGGCGGTCTCGAAGCCCTCGACGCCTTCTTTTCCCAAATGCCCGCGGACAGCGGCATGGCGTTCATCGTCATCCAGCACCTCTCCCCGGACTACAAGAGCCTCATGGTGGAGCTGCTCTCCAAACGCACGGCCATGAACGTGCGCCGCGCCGAAGAAGGCATTGAGGTGGAGCCCAACACCGTCTACCTCATCCCGCCGCGCAAACAGCTGACCATCTTCCACGGCAAGCTCATCCTCAAGGACACCGACCACGCCAAGGGCATCAACCTGCCCATCGACGTCTTCTTCCGCTCCCTGGCCGAGGACCAGGGAGAAAAGGCCATCGCCATCATCCTCTCCGGCACCGGCAGCGACGGGGTGCGCGGCATCCGGGCCGTCAAGGAGGCCGGCGGCATGGTCATGGTGCAGAGCGAGGACTCCGCCAAGTTCGACGGCATGCCCCGCGCCGCCATCGCCACGGGACTGCCCGACATCATCCTGCCGCCCGACGCCATGCCGGGCAAGCTCATTTCCTTCGCCAAGCACCCCTTCGCTTCCTCCCAGGGTCATCCCCAGTCCCTGCTCTCCGACGAGGACGGCCTGATCCGCATCTTCGCCCTGCTCCGGGACCTGACCAAGGTGGACTTCACCTACTACAAGCCCAGCACGGTGCTCCGGCGCATCGAGCGCCGCATCACCGTCTGCCAGACCGCCGACCTGCGCGACTACGTGCGCCTGCTGGAATCCAGCCCCGGGGAGGTCTCCACCCTCTACCGCGAACTGCTCATCGGCGTGACCAGCTTCTTCCGCGACCGCGAGGTGTTCACCGAACTCGGCAACACCTACCTTCCGGCCCTGCTCAAGAACACCGAACAGCGCGAGGTGCGCTTCTGGGTGGCCGGGTGCTCCACCGGGGAGGAGGCCTACACCCTGGGCATCCTGGCCATGGAATGCCAGGAGCGCATGGAGAATCCGCCCTCGGTCAAGATCTTCGCCACCGACCTCGACCGCGACGCCATCCTCCACGCGGGCAACGGCCTTTACGCCGAGTCCATCGCCGCCGACCTGCCGCCGGGGATGCTCGCCAAGTACTTCGTGCGCCGCGACGATCACTACCAGGTGTGCAGGCCGCTCCGGGAGATGGTGGTCTTCGCCCAGCACAACCTCATCAAGGACCCACCCTTCACCAACATCGAGCTCTTGAGCTGCCGCAACCTGCTCATCTACCTCCAGCCGGTTCTGCAGCAGAAGGTGCTAGAATTCATGAACTTCTCGCTCAATCCCCTGGGGATCCTGCTGCTTGGCACCAGCGAAACGCCGGGCGAGATGGGCGAATTCTTCGAGCCCCTGCACCATCGCTTCAAGCTCTTCCGCTCCAGGGGCAGGCGCCGCCAGCCCGCCGAGAAGCCCCTGTTCCAGGGCATGGGGGACAGGCTTTCGCGCCAGTACGCCGCACGCTTCCCGCGCAGCGGCTTCGCCCTCTCCCAGCGCGAGGAGGAGCGCATCCAGGACAGGCTGCTCCAGTCCCTGGCAGGGGATTACGTCCCCCTGGTGGCCGTGGTGAACGAACACAACGAACTCCTGCACCTGGTGGGCGAATCCGAGGGGCTCCTGCGCCTGCCTTACGGCAGGCAAAGCAACGACATCACCCGCATGGCCGTGAAGGAGCTCTCCATCCCCCTGGCCACCGGGCTCCAGAAGGTGTTCCACTCGGGCCAGGAGATCAGCTACAGCAACATCCGCATCCCCGGCAAAGAGTCCGCGCGCGTCATCCAGATGCGCATCCGCCCCCTGCCGGAGAAGAAGGGACAGATGTCCCTGGCGGCGGTGATCCTCCAGGAGTTCCTGCCCGCCAGGCAGGAGGCCGCACCCGGCGCTGTGCAGGAACTCGACATCAGCCGCGAGGCCGAACAGCGCATCCTGGACCTGGAGCAGGACCTCCAGTTCACCAAGGAAAACCTCCAGGCCACCATCGAGGAGCTGGAAACCTCCAACGAGGAGTTGCAGGCCACCAACGAGGAGTTGCTGGCCAGCAACGAGGAGCTGCAAAGCACCAACGAGGAGCTCCAGTCGGTCAACGAGGAGCTGCACACGGTCAACGCCGAGTACCAGAACAAGATCCTGGAGCTCACCGAAATCACCAACGACCTGGACAACCTCATCTCGGCCACCCGGATCGCCACGGTGTTCCTGGACGAGAACCTGGAGATCCGCAAATTCACCCCGGCCGCGACCAGGATCTTCCGCATCCTGCAAAGCGACATCGGCCGCCCCATCTCCCACCTGACCCACCGGCTGGAAGGCGTGGACGTTCTGGCCACGCTGCGCCAGGTGGAGCGAAGCGGGGAGCCCGTCTCCCTGGAGGCCTGCATCTCCCGGGACGAATGCTACCTCATGCGCGTGCTGCCCTACGTCATCGGGGCCACCTCGCAGGCTGGGATGATCATCACCTTCACGGACACCGGGCCGCTCAAGCAGAGCCAGAAGGCCCTGGCCCGCAACAAGGAACTCCTGGAAATGGCCCAGGAGATGGCCCACGTGGGAAGCTGGCACCTCGACCTCAAGACCGGCAGGCTCGACTGGTCGGACGAGGTCTACCGCATCTTCGGCGTCCGGCCCGGCGAGTTCTCGCCCTCCTATGAAAGCTTTCTGGCCATGGCGCACCCCGAAGACCGCGAAGAGCTCAACGAGGCCTACACCCGCGCCGTGCGCGAAGGGCTGCCCTACGAGGCCATCCACCGCATCGTCCGCCCCGGCGGCGAGGTGCGCATCGTGCACGAGAAGTCCATGGAGGGGCGCGACGAGACGGGCCGCACGACACACTCCAGGGGCATGATCCACGACGTGACCGACCTCGTCACGGCCCGCGACGCCCTGCGCTTCTCCCAGGACTATCTGCGCGCCGTGGTGGACGCCATGCCCGCCCATGTGGCCATCCTGGACCAGCGCGGGGTGATCGAATACGTCAACACGGCCTGGCACAGCTTCGGCCGCGAGAACGGCCTGTCCCTCCCCGACGGCGCCGTGGGGACCGACTACCTCGCCATCTGCGACAAGTCTTCGGGGCCATACCACGAAGAAGCCCCCCTGGTGGCCGCCGCCATCCGGGAAGCGCTCCGGGGTCGGGAGACGCCGGTGGAGATCGAGTACCCCTGCCATTCCGGCGATACCCAGCGCTGGTTCCTGGCGCGGATCGCCTCCTTCGAGACCCCGCGCGGCAGGCGGGTGTTGGTGGCGCACGAGAACATCACCAGGCTCAAGCTCGCCGAGTGCCAGGCGGGCCTGACGCCCGAGGGGCACGCGGAACCTGTTTCCGCCTCCGGGCGCGTGAAGAAGGATAACGACGCATGA
- a CDS encoding PAS domain-containing hybrid sensor histidine kinase/response regulator: protein MSNSKTNSLKDLRERAERLLREQDDTGGAGAGEEVRAVLHELQVHQFELEIQNEELRRSHLELAEAYERFSILFHKAPVGYVVLDKDAMIQEVNITFMEMVDWRGRKPVGRPFFEFIAPEARPVFLARFRAFFKSPAGKRVETDLNVPGAPPRSVLLEASLYDAAPQSVDLARETMLFLSVSDISARKKAEEGLVESERFARGTLNGLSAHIAIVDDTGQILAVNAAWRSFAVRNSCIPASVSEGANYFDVCRNAVGEDAVAASRIATAMRRVLAGEIASFTLEYPCHSREERRWFSVRITRFPGEGPARIVVAHENVTERVLATEAMARAKEEAEAASRAKSEFLANMSHEIRTPLNGVMGMLQLLNMAATEEERAEYVTQAYESSARLLRLLNDILDLSRIESGRERMTLERFAPQDLLREPVALFAGMARNKGLELACSSSPGLPEEVVGDAPKIRQILFNLVANAVKFTESGGVTITLSPVLLETVPDQRVLLFIITDTGPGIPEALLPKLFQPFTQGDSSYTKQCPGTGLGLSIVKRLAALMGGSVCLDSAEGRGATIAFSVRVGLPHKLPAGAAPDAGASASGACRVLLVEDEQINRQIATIMLEKLGHSVQVAHNGKEALELLAARAFDLVLMDVQMPVMDGVEATRIIRGGAAGDPAIPIVALSAYSTRSELDSFLAAGMTDCLVKPVRMDVLKNVIGRVMAWRTHGR, encoded by the coding sequence ATGAGCAACAGCAAGACAAACTCCCTCAAGGACCTTCGGGAGCGGGCCGAGCGCCTTCTCCGCGAGCAGGACGACACCGGCGGGGCCGGCGCGGGAGAGGAAGTCCGTGCGGTCCTCCACGAACTGCAGGTCCACCAGTTCGAACTGGAGATCCAGAACGAGGAGCTCAGGCGCTCCCATCTCGAACTGGCCGAGGCCTACGAGCGGTTCTCCATCCTCTTCCACAAGGCCCCGGTGGGCTACGTGGTCCTCGACAAGGACGCCATGATCCAGGAGGTGAACATCACCTTCATGGAGATGGTGGACTGGCGGGGCCGCAAACCGGTGGGGCGGCCGTTCTTCGAGTTCATCGCGCCCGAAGCTCGCCCGGTGTTCCTGGCCCGCTTCAGGGCGTTCTTCAAAAGCCCGGCGGGCAAGCGGGTGGAGACGGACCTGAACGTGCCCGGCGCCCCCCCCCGGTCCGTGCTCCTGGAAGCCTCTCTCTACGACGCGGCCCCTCAGTCGGTGGACCTCGCGCGCGAAACCATGCTCTTCCTCTCCGTCAGCGACATCTCGGCCAGAAAGAAGGCCGAGGAAGGCCTGGTGGAGTCCGAACGGTTCGCGCGGGGGACGCTCAACGGCCTGTCCGCGCACATCGCCATCGTGGACGACACAGGCCAGATCCTGGCCGTCAACGCCGCGTGGCGCTCCTTCGCGGTGCGCAACTCCTGCATCCCCGCCTCGGTGAGCGAAGGGGCCAACTACTTCGACGTCTGCCGCAACGCCGTGGGCGAGGACGCCGTGGCCGCCTCCAGGATCGCCACCGCCATGCGCCGGGTGCTGGCCGGGGAGATCGCCTCCTTCACCCTGGAGTATCCCTGCCATTCCCGCGAGGAGCGGCGCTGGTTCTCCGTGCGCATCACCCGGTTCCCCGGCGAGGGGCCGGCCAGGATCGTGGTGGCGCACGAGAACGTCACCGAACGCGTCCTGGCCACCGAGGCCATGGCCCGGGCCAAGGAGGAGGCCGAGGCGGCCTCCCGGGCCAAGAGCGAGTTCCTGGCCAACATGAGCCACGAGATCCGCACGCCCCTCAACGGGGTCATGGGCATGCTCCAGCTGCTCAACATGGCCGCCACGGAGGAGGAACGCGCCGAATACGTCACGCAGGCCTACGAGTCTTCCGCGAGGCTGCTGCGGCTGCTCAACGACATCCTGGACCTCTCGCGCATCGAGTCCGGGCGGGAACGGATGACGCTGGAGCGCTTCGCGCCCCAGGACCTTCTGCGCGAACCCGTGGCGCTTTTCGCGGGCATGGCCAGGAACAAAGGGCTGGAGCTGGCCTGCTCCTCGTCCCCAGGGTTGCCGGAAGAGGTGGTCGGGGACGCCCCCAAGATCAGGCAGATCCTCTTCAACCTGGTGGCAAACGCCGTGAAGTTCACCGAATCCGGCGGCGTCACCATCACCCTCTCCCCTGTCCTCCTGGAAACCGTGCCGGACCAGCGCGTCCTGCTCTTCATCATCACCGACACGGGCCCGGGCATCCCCGAGGCTCTTCTGCCGAAGCTCTTCCAGCCCTTCACCCAGGGCGACAGCTCCTACACCAAGCAGTGCCCGGGCACGGGGCTCGGGCTCTCCATCGTCAAGCGGCTGGCCGCGCTCATGGGCGGCTCCGTCTGCCTGGACTCCGCCGAGGGCCGGGGCGCAACCATCGCCTTCAGCGTACGCGTCGGCCTGCCCCACAAGCTCCCGGCCGGGGCCGCCCCCGATGCCGGGGCCTCCGCCTCCGGCGCCTGCCGGGTGCTCCTGGTGGAGGACGAACAGATCAACCGCCAGATCGCCACAATCATGCTTGAAAAGCTCGGGCATTCCGTCCAGGTGGCGCACAACGGCAAGGAAGCCCTGGAACTCCTCGCGGCTCGGGCGTTCGACTTGGTGCTCATGGACGTGCAGATGCCCGTCATGGACGGCGTGGAGGCCACGCGCATCATCCGGGGCGGCGCGGCGGGCGACCCGGCCATTCCTATCGTCGCCCTGTCCGCCTACTCCACCAGGAGCGAGCTGGACTCCTTCCTGGCCGCGGGCATGACCGACTGCCTCGTCAAACCCGTGCGGATGGACGTGCTCAAGAACGTGATCGGACGTGTGATGGCCTGGCGGACGCACGGGCGCTGA
- a CDS encoding septal ring lytic transglycosylase RlpA family protein, with protein sequence MIRALLALLAAAALLAGCSATGPRPASKATFRPYSIGGKTYHPLYNAQGYREEGYASWYEPGWFSGKTTANGERLDSDALTCAHKILPMNTLVRVRNLDNGREVTLRVNDRGPFVAGRCLDLTEAGAKALGFHGRGTARVALSVDGPAANAPGGAPQASAVPGASTSGTTAPASTAQPQTAAAWSPPVQAQATASTVAASPDRAPAQAQWLLPGPFRIQVGVFAVRENARVLAGNLVRMGYPGSTVQEADQAGVRVWRVQAGDFATLDEALAAQDKLAARFPGAFVVAAP encoded by the coding sequence ATGATCCGCGCACTGCTGGCACTCCTGGCCGCCGCCGCGCTCCTTGCCGGATGCTCGGCCACGGGCCCGCGCCCCGCCTCCAAGGCCACGTTCCGCCCCTACTCCATCGGCGGCAAGACCTACCATCCCCTCTACAACGCCCAGGGTTACCGCGAGGAGGGCTACGCCTCCTGGTACGAGCCCGGATGGTTCTCCGGCAAGACCACCGCCAACGGCGAGCGTCTCGACTCCGACGCCCTCACCTGCGCCCACAAGATCCTGCCCATGAACACCCTCGTGCGCGTGCGCAACCTCGACAACGGCCGCGAGGTCACCCTGCGCGTCAACGACCGGGGGCCCTTCGTGGCCGGGCGCTGCCTGGACCTCACCGAGGCCGGGGCCAAGGCCCTGGGCTTCCACGGCCGGGGCACGGCCCGCGTGGCCCTCTCCGTGGACGGCCCCGCCGCCAACGCGCCGGGCGGAGCGCCCCAGGCCTCTGCGGTCCCTGGCGCGTCGACCTCCGGGACCACCGCACCCGCGTCCACCGCGCAGCCCCAGACGGCCGCAGCCTGGTCGCCTCCCGTCCAGGCGCAGGCCACCGCGTCCACCGTCGCGGCTTCCCCGGACAGGGCTCCCGCGCAGGCGCAATGGCTGCTCCCAGGCCCCTTCCGCATCCAGGTGGGGGTGTTCGCCGTGCGCGAGAACGCCCGCGTCCTGGCCGGGAACCTCGTGCGCATGGGCTACCCGGGCTCCACCGTTCAGGAGGCGGATCAGGCGGGCGTACGCGTCTGGCGCGTGCAGGCGGGGGACTTCGCCACCCTGGACGAGGCCCTGGCCGCTCAGGACAAGCTCGCCGCGCGCTTCCCCGGCGCGTTCGTGGTGGCTGCCCCCTGA
- a CDS encoding integration host factor subunit alpha, translating to MNNGKTLTKADIVDYIYEKTEKNRAEVKDLVDSLLEIMKQAVKRDNSLLISGFGKFDAYDKRARKGRNPQTSDTIVLPPRKVVVFRLSRKFRAELNPDEVL from the coding sequence ATGAACAACGGCAAGACCCTGACCAAAGCCGACATCGTCGATTACATCTACGAGAAGACCGAGAAGAACCGGGCCGAAGTGAAAGACCTGGTGGACAGCCTGCTGGAGATCATGAAGCAGGCCGTCAAGCGCGACAACTCCCTGCTCATCTCGGGTTTCGGCAAGTTCGACGCCTACGACAAGCGCGCTCGCAAGGGCCGCAACCCCCAGACCAGTGACACCATCGTCCTGCCCCCGCGCAAGGTGGTGGTCTTCAGGCTCTCGCGCAAGTTCCGCGCCGAGCTCAACCCCGACGAAGTGCTCTAG
- a CDS encoding HIT family protein yields MSHQDCIFCKIVKGEIPCSKVYETGAVLAFLDIAPVNKGHVLLIPKEHFEDVWALPPALAPELLDAIQRVGLGLKQGLGALGMNLGMNNGRAAGQLVFHAHWHLIPRFEGDGLTLWPQQGYADTEEMNTTARAIADHIRT; encoded by the coding sequence ATGTCGCATCAGGACTGCATCTTCTGCAAAATCGTCAAGGGCGAGATCCCGTGCAGCAAGGTCTACGAGACCGGCGCCGTGCTCGCCTTTCTGGACATCGCCCCCGTGAACAAGGGGCATGTGCTCTTGATCCCCAAAGAGCACTTCGAGGACGTGTGGGCCCTGCCCCCCGCGCTCGCGCCCGAGCTTCTGGACGCGATACAGCGTGTGGGCCTGGGGCTCAAGCAGGGGCTGGGCGCCCTGGGCATGAACCTGGGCATGAACAACGGCAGGGCCGCCGGGCAGCTGGTCTTCCACGCCCACTGGCACCTGATTCCGCGCTTCGAGGGCGACGGCCTGACCCTCTGGCCCCAGCAGGGCTACGCGGACACCGAAGAAATGAACACGACGGCAAGGGCCATCGCCGACCATATCCGCACCTAA
- a CDS encoding elongator complex protein 3, which produces MPGERIPPFALPAPTRRARPVLPVFLPWAGCAGRCSFCAQDLQTGKPGLNLPAALADMDRALSEASPARPLEPAFYGGSFTALDPGWRDRFLELAASHRAAGRVSGVRCSTRPDAVSPSLLRELAAQGLDTVELGVQTFHADALRDARRGHGAERSREACREVKDAGLRLGVHLLPGLPGVTPGVFARDVEITLSLRPDFVRLHPLLVLAGSGLEAPWRAGLVAPWNLEQTVEALARACLDFWRAGVAVVRLGLAQEPSLEAAVLAGPRHPALGTMVRARALLEHVRELLAGRLILTLTAPTRASGEFWGHAGELEASWRGLGLRRENVRFEDREDVLVHCR; this is translated from the coding sequence GTGCCCGGAGAGCGGATTCCGCCCTTCGCGCTCCCGGCCCCGACGCGGCGCGCAAGGCCCGTGCTCCCGGTGTTCCTGCCCTGGGCGGGGTGCGCCGGGCGCTGCTCTTTCTGCGCCCAGGACCTTCAGACCGGCAAGCCCGGGCTGAACCTGCCCGCCGCGCTGGCGGACATGGACAGGGCGCTCTCGGAGGCCTCCCCCGCGCGCCCCCTGGAGCCGGCCTTCTACGGAGGCTCTTTCACCGCCCTGGACCCCGGCTGGCGCGACCGCTTCCTGGAACTGGCCGCCAGCCACCGCGCGGCCGGGCGCGTCTCGGGGGTGCGCTGCTCCACCCGGCCCGACGCCGTATCCCCCTCGCTCCTCCGGGAACTGGCCGCGCAGGGGCTGGACACCGTGGAGCTGGGCGTGCAGACTTTCCACGCCGACGCGCTGCGCGACGCCCGGCGCGGTCACGGGGCGGAGCGATCCCGTGAGGCCTGCCGGGAGGTAAAGGACGCCGGGCTCCGCCTGGGCGTGCACCTGCTGCCGGGACTGCCCGGCGTGACGCCCGGGGTCTTCGCGCGCGACGTGGAGATCACGCTCTCCCTGCGTCCGGACTTCGTGCGCCTGCACCCCCTGCTGGTGCTGGCGGGCTCGGGCCTGGAGGCCCCCTGGCGCGCCGGGCTCGTGGCCCCTTGGAACCTCGAGCAGACCGTGGAGGCCCTTGCCAGGGCCTGCCTGGATTTCTGGCGCGCGGGCGTCGCGGTGGTCCGTCTGGGGCTGGCCCAGGAGCCTTCCCTAGAGGCCGCCGTGCTGGCCGGACCGCGCCACCCGGCCCTGGGGACCATGGTGCGCGCCCGCGCGCTGCTGGAACACGTGCGCGAGCTGCTGGCGGGTCGCCTGATCCTCACGCTCACGGCCCCGACGCGCGCCTCGGGCGAGTTCTGGGGACACGCCGGGGAACTGGAGGCGTCGTGGCGCGGCCTGGGCCTGCGCCGCGAGAACGTCCGCTTCGAAGACAGGGAGGATGTGCTTGTCCACTGCCGCTGA